DNA sequence from the Burkholderiales bacterium genome:
TGCCGTTGCGCGAAACTCAGGAAGTCCGCCAGCGAACCCGGCATGCTTTCTGTCTGCAATACCGAGGCGGCGCCGCTCAAGAGCGTTGAAAAAATCTCTTCTGCGGAGACATCAAAGCTCAATGCCGCAAACTGCAGCACGCGATCGCCGGCAGCCATGCGGTAGTAGTCGCGCATCGCAGCCGCATGACGGGAAATCGCGCGCTGCCCGATCATCACGCCTTTCGGTTTGCCAGTCGAACCCGAGGTGTAGATCACATAGGCGAGGTGGTCGGAGCCGACACTGGTTTCGGGATTCGCGGCCGGGTAGCGATCGAACACGGCGGCTTGATCGACGAACAGGCATTGCGCAGCGTGCTCTGGCAGATCAAGCCTGCTTTCGGTGATGAGAACCGGCGCCTTGCTGTCTTCAAGCATGAAGGCGAGGCGTTCTTTCGGATAGGCCGGATCGAGCGGCAGATAGGCGCCGCCGGCTTTGAGAATCCCAAGAAGCCCGACGATCATCTCGAGCGAACGCTCGACGCAGAGCCCGACCAGCACTTCCGGGCCGACCCCGAGCGCGATCAGATGGTGGGCGAGGCGGTTGGCGCGGGCATTGAGTTCGGCGTAACTGAGTTGTTGCTCCCCGAACACCACGGCAACGGCATCCGGGGTTCGATCGACCTGCGCCTCGAAGAGGTCGTGGATGCAGCGATCCTTTGGATAGTAGGTTTCAGTATCGTTCCAGTCGACAAGCAGCTGCTGGCGCTCCGGCCCGGTCAATAAAGGCAGATCGGACAGGCGGTACTCGGGGTTGATCGAGATGCCGTGAAGCAGAGTTTCGTAGTGGGCGAGCAGACGGGTGGCGGTCGCGGCGTCGAACAAATCCGTATTGTATTCAACGATGACCCGGGCGCTCTCTGCGGATTCGATCACGGACAGGCTCAGATCGAACTTCGCGTTTTCACCAGCCGACGGCAGGGGGTTGATTTCGAGCCCGGGAATTTCCAGGGCCGCGCGCTGTATATTCTGCAAGGCGAACATCACCTGAAACAGCGGCGGGTAGCTCAGGCTGCGTTCGGGATTCAGTTCCTCGACCAGCTTTTCGAACGGTAAATCGTGATGCGCATAGGCGCCCAGCGCAACGTCTCTGACCCGCCCCAGCAATTGGCGGAAAGTCGGGTTACCGGAAAGGTCGGTTCGCAGCGCCAGGGTATTAACAAAAAAGCCGATCAAATGTTCGATGCCGGCGTTTGTCCTGCCTGCGATAGGAGAGCCGACGACGATATCGTCGCTGCGCGTATACCGGTGCAGCAAGGTCTGAAACGCCGCGAGCAGAACCATAAATAGCGTCGCTTTTTCGCGCCTGGCCAATTGCTGGAGAGCTTCGCACAGACTTTTCGAAAGCTTGCCCGACAGGCGCGCCCCCCGAAAATTTTGCACGGCAGGGCGCGGCCGATCGCTGGCCAGCCCCGACAATGGCGGGCTGCCGGCCAGTTGCGTGCGCCA
Encoded proteins:
- a CDS encoding amino acid adenylation domain-containing protein, yielding MANDGPQDGSLRNEEVRGRLAALTPAQRALLERRLEEKSRTAAGDQHIAKRNGTEPAPLSFAQQRLWFLDQFDPGGSFYNIPLALQLDGVLDIAALRATLSEIVRRHETLRTTFVAKSGEPVQLIHAAAEVPLPVTDLSELPQAERGNEAAKLQSEEAKAPFDLAAGPLIRARLLRLAESSHVLLVTMHHIISDGWSIGILLREIGVLYGDKHAGRPSSLSDLPLQYADFAIWQRASLQGQKLEKQLAYWRTQLAGSPPLSGLASDRPRPAVQNFRGARLSGKLSKSLCEALQQLARREKATLFMVLLAAFQTLLHRYTRSDDIVVGSPIAGRTNAGIEHLIGFFVNTLALRTDLSGNPTFRQLLGRVRDVALGAYAHHDLPFEKLVEELNPERSLSYPPLFQVMFALQNIQRAALEIPGLEINPLPSAGENAKFDLSLSVIESAESARVIVEYNTDLFDAATATRLLAHYETLLHGISINPEYRLSDLPLLTGPERQQLLVDWNDTETYYPKDRCIHDLFEAQVDRTPDAVAVVFGEQQLSYAELNARANRLAHHLIALGVGPEVLVGLCVERSLEMIVGLLGILKAGGAYLPLDPAYPKERLAFMLEDSKAPVLITESRLDLPEHAAQCLFVDQAAVFDRYPAANPETSVGSDHLAYVIYTSGSTGKPKGVMIGQRAISRHAAAMRDYYRMAAGDRVLQFAALSFDVSAEEIFSTLLSGAASVLQTESMPGSLADFLSFAQRQGLSVIGLPTAYWNTWVDDLERATALPTKLRLLIVGNEKVSAERFALWRATFGARVRLINAYGPTEATITATCYEAGSAPVDREAAAVPIGRPVANKHIYILDPHLNPTPIGVPGELCIGGTGLARGYLNRPELTAEKFIPNPFSDVPGSRLYRTGDLARYLPDGNIEFLGRIDHQVKIRG